The nucleotide sequence TGTGCGCAATACTCGTGAACCTAACGAGATGGTTATTGCTCCAGACTTCTTCGCGAGTTCAACTTCTTCATTAGTGAATCCACCTTCCGGACCAATGAAGAGTGTGATGGCTTGGTCGGGTTGGGCATTTTGGAGCGATTGTTTGAGGGTAAGCGTCTGCTCGGATTCATAGCAGAATAGCTTTAATGAACCTTCACTGGCAGCCAAAGCTTGTTTAAGTCTGAGAATGCCATTTACTTCAGGGACTTTCGCCCGATTGGATTGCTCAGCAGCTTCTCTTGCAACCTTTTGATATCTTGCAACCCGTTGGTCACATTTCTTTTCTTCAATCTGCACGATGCAGCGATCTGTATTCATTAACCAAAACGCGCTTGCGCCTGCTTCTGTGTTTTGGCGGATGACCTGCTCGACTTTGTCCCCTTTTGCGAGTGCTTGAACCAGTGTGATAGACGTTTTTGGTTCAGAGGGGCCGTCAATTAGTGTGAGGATTTCTGCGCTTGATAGGTTCTTACTGACTGCGGTTAATCGGCAGTGATAGCGGGCGCCGGTGTTGTCGAGGACGACGATTTCTTCATCCACCCGAAGTCTTAAGACGTTGCTTATCTTGTGGGCGTCTTCACCAGGGATATCAACATATACCCCCGTAATCTGTGAAGGATCAACGAAGAAACGCGGCAAGGAATTTAGCGGCGTACTACTGCTGCGACCCAATCGCCACTCTCCCTCTTCTCCAATATCTCAAAACCAGCTTCCTCGAGTTTTTCTTTGAGGTTGAGCCAATTGGAGATTGTAATGCCCGACATGATCCAGAGAACACCCTTGGGGATAGCTCGGACAGCATCGGGGATAAGTTGGATGATGATAAAAGTGTTGATATTGGCGACCACTAGGGTGAAATTTTCCTCTGGGAGGTCAAATCCGGATGCTTCTGCCAGTCGCGCTCGATCTAGGACACCATTGATTTCCATGTTGGCGGTCGCAGCTTCAATTGAGAGAGGATCATTATCAATTGCCAGCGCCTGCTTTGCGCCTAGTTTTAAAGCTGCAATGGAGAGAATGCCTGAACCAGTGCCGATATCGGCTACCACATCCCCCTGCTTCACATACTTTTCGATCAGTTCAAGGCATAGTTGAGTTGTCTGATGATCGCCGGTGCCGAAGGCTTGGCAGCGATCGATGATGAGCACGAGATCGTCGGGTTTTGGATCGGGTTTTTCCCATGATGGGGTGACGATTAAGCGGTCGCCCACACGGCGGGGTTTGATCGTTCCGAAGAGCGTTTGTGTCCATTCTTTTTCAGAGAACCGTTTGACTCGCACTGATTTTGGCCAGGGGAATTCAGTGTTAACTTCGATTAAGCGCTCTAGCGCGTCCTTCACATTGCGAACTCGCTCCTCCGCCTTAGTATCAGCTGGAAGGTAGCCTATCACGATCCCCAGCTTTGGCTTGATTTCAATTCCATTAACGCCGTGCTGCTCAAACACTGACGAAAGTAAATCCGCTACCCAATCAAGTTGCTCTTCACTAATGCCTCGTTCGAACTCAATGTCTACCGCTAACCAATCCATAGCCTTTAGCCTTCCTCGCTTTTGCTGATTTTATCTTTGAACTTTTCGAGGAAGGTTTTCTCACCTTGATCAGCGATGCTTTCTACAGATTCGTTGCTTGCTATGGCGAATTGGCGGAGGAGGTTGCGTTGGGTTTCGTTGACAGTTTTGGGGACTTTGATGTTGATGCTGACGTGAAGGGCACCGCGAACTCCGCCGCCAACTGGCGGCAAACCGGCTCCGGCTATGCGGAATTCCGTGTTTGGTTGAGTTCCTGCTGGGATTTCAAGCTCATGTTCGGCATCAATACCGGCGAGCTTCACT is from bacterium and encodes:
- a CDS encoding 16S rRNA (uracil(1498)-N(3))-methyltransferase; this encodes MGRSSSTPLNSLPRFFVDPSQITGVYVDIPGEDAHKISNVLRLRVDEEIVVLDNTGARYHCRLTAVSKNLSSAEILTLIDGPSEPKTSITLVQALAKGDKVEQVIRQNTEAGASAFWLMNTDRCIVQIEEKKCDQRVARYQKVAREAAEQSNRAKVPEVNGILRLKQALAASEGSLKLFCYESEQTLTLKQSLQNAQPDQAITLFIGPEGGFTNEEVELAKKSGAITISLGSRVLRTETAGLVAISQVLYALEG
- the prmA gene encoding 50S ribosomal protein L11 methyltransferase; translated protein: MDWLAVDIEFERGISEEQLDWVADLLSSVFEQHGVNGIEIKPKLGIVIGYLPADTKAEERVRNVKDALERLIEVNTEFPWPKSVRVKRFSEKEWTQTLFGTIKPRRVGDRLIVTPSWEKPDPKPDDLVLIIDRCQAFGTGDHQTTQLCLELIEKYVKQGDVVADIGTGSGILSIAALKLGAKQALAIDNDPLSIEAATANMEINGVLDRARLAEASGFDLPEENFTLVVANINTFIIIQLIPDAVRAIPKGVLWIMSGITISNWLNLKEKLEEAGFEILEKRESGDWVAAVVRR